Proteins from a single region of Trichoderma asperellum chromosome 3, complete sequence:
- a CDS encoding uncharacterized protein (BUSCO:EOG092D23DO) yields MSASNSRKRAAPGAAPVVPIQRNVPQSHTADHNTGANPMMQWNAAGGASEPTDYFSAAAVHREDPYGLAQAQQTYPPAVNAPSNSLARRQMNRALVPTNLRASYDPSSDQWAAFGDDSLLVPQNATEGRVEQDNVEVLEEMAQKAKREAQAKRKQIPPFVQKLSSFLEERKNEDLIRWSEKGDSFIVLDEDEFAKTLIPELFKHNNYASFVRQLNMYGFHKCVGLSDNSMRASERKNKSPSEYSNPYFRRGHPNLLWLINKPKSGGKSKKGNKGQDGDGDSEEDVIHEDILAHQGIPSANNTGRSLPAAGTEANQPLPKKEMTLIKEELQKVREQQKLILGAINRLQRNNNDLYNQAIMFQTQHDRHQNSINAILNFLANVFRKTLEDQGNSQNVGDIISSMLANQGQQPTHQGSVVDLGDFFQAHQPSTASSISVPTPRKSQKLLPGIPDVSHPAAQPSRSPSTSSTPYHPLGVHPEMGHVTELLDTSPSDTTPTLRQELEANPHERMMKIINDHNANNPLDLPDATDLVNNAPNTLSNDQRSKLVNLMAARSTSSAVPNVPAVSDPLPKRPAPPTSSGAPPPAQDNSPVAPSLSPIMRSPTMPAPSLQHISTNQNELEQLKRLQSEQDAKIHELSGILGPLSPNGHIPGIDDGNEAYFDAPPVDLDQFFDSNAFLNDAHFGDGNDFNFNLDADGLHNGLDASNHKFDTPSPAGTEEIHRDDLGLNGSPNHESKRRRMG; encoded by the exons ATGTCTGCATCAAATTCCAGGAAGCGAGCAGCCCCCGGTGCGGCTCCAGTCGTACCAATCCAGCGGAATGTGCCGCAATCACATACAGCCGACCACAACACTGGAGCGAACCCTATGATGCAATGGAATGCCGCTGGCGGTGCGTCCGAACCGACCGATTACTTTAGTGCTGCCGCAGTACACCGCGAGGATCCATATGGGCTTGCGCAAGCACAGCAGACTTATCCCCCGGCGGTGAATGCGCCATCCAACTCACTTGCACGGCGACAAATGAACCGCGCTCTAGTTCCCACGAATCTTAGAGCTTCCTATGACCCTTCTTCGGACCAGTGGGCCGCCTTTGGCGATGACAGCCTCCTCGTCCCGCAGAACGCGACGGAGGGTAGAGTTGAGCAGGATAACGTGGAAGTTTTGGAAGAAATGGCCCAGAAGGCAAAGCGAGAAGCCCAGGCCAAAAGGAAGCAAATTCCGCCGTTTGTTCAAAAACTGAGCAG CTTCCTCGAGGAACGAAAGAATGAAGATTTGATTCGCTGGTCGGAAAAGGGCGATTCTTTCATTGtgcttgacgaagatgagtTTGCCAAGACGCTCATCCCCGAGTTGTTTAAGCACAACAATTATGCGTCTTTCGTACGGCAGCTCAACATGTATGGCTTCCACAAGTGCGTAGGGCTGTCAGATAACTCTATGAGAGCGAGTGAGCGCAAAAACAAGAGTCCAAGCGAGTACTCGAATCCATACTTCCGACGAGGGCACCCGAATCTTCTATGGCTCATTAATAAGCCGAAGAGCGGTGGCAAATCCAAAAAGGGGAACAAGGGCCAGGATGGCGACGGAGACAGTGAAGAAGACGTTATCCACGAAGATATATTGGCTCACCAGGGTATTCCGTCGGCCAACAACACGGGTCGATCTCTACCCGCTGCTGGGACTGAAGCTAATCAGCCCCTTCCGAAGAAGGAAATGACATTGATCAAGGAGGAGCTACAGAAAGTgcgagagcagcaaaagctgATTCTCGGAGCCATCAACCGTCTACAGCGAAATAACAACGACTTATACAACCAGGCGATTATGTTTCAGACCCAGCATGACCGACATCAGAACTCGATTAATGCTATTCTTAATTTCCTAGCCAACGTCTTCAGAAAAACGCTGGAGGATCAGGGTAACTCCCAGAATGTCGGTGATATCATCTCAAGCATGCTTGCCAATCAAGGCCAACAGCCAACCCACCAGGGCAGTGTTGTCGATTTGGGCGATTTCTTTCAGGCTCACCAACCCAGCACTGCCAGCTCAATAAGCGTTCCTACACCTAGAAAGTCCCAGAAACTACTTCCAGGAATTCCCGACGTCAGCcatccagcagctcagccGAGCCGGTCGCCGTCGACCAGCAGCACACCGTATCATCCTCTAGGGGTTCATCCTGAAATGGGGCATGTTACTGAGCTTCTCGATACATCACCATCGGATACGACACCGACTCTCAGGCAAGAACTCGAGGCCAACCCTCATGAAcggatgatgaagataatAAACGACCATAATGCAAACAACCCTCTTGATTTACCAGACGCAACCGATCTTGTCAATAATGCTCCGAATACCTTGAGCAACGACCAGAGGAGCAAACTGGTCAACCTAATGGCAGCACGATCGACATCTTCCGCAGTGCCAAACGTACCTGCTGTGTCTGATCCTTTACCTAAAAGACCTGCCCCTCCTACCTCCTCAGGCGCCCCTCCCCCAGCGCAAGATAATAGCCCCGTAGCGCCATCGCTCTCACCGATCATGCGGTCACCGACTATGCCAGCGCCATCCCTGCAACATATCAGCACGAACCAGAATGAACTTGAACAACTCAAACGGCTACAGAGTGAACAGGATGCAAAGATTCACGAGCTAAGCGGCATTTTGGGGCCATTAAGTCCAAATGGACACATTCCCGGCATAGACGACGGAAATGAAGCCTATTTCGACGCTCCACCTGTCGATTTGGACCAGTTTTTTGATAGCAATGCCTTCCTGAACGATGCTCACTTTGGAGACGGAAATGATTTCAACTTCAACCTCGATGCAGATGGACTTCACAACGGACTTGATGCATCAAATCATAAGTTTGATACTCCAAGTCCTGCGGGGACCGAGGAGATTCATCGAGACGACCTTGGTTTGAACGGTAGCCCTAATCACGAGAGTAAGAGACGGCGCATGGGTTGA
- the CWC27 gene encoding Peptidyl-prolyl isomerase cwc27 yields the protein MSSIYNLEPQPTGSAILHTTLGEIHVELFAKQTPLTCRNFLQHCLDGYYDGTIFHRLVPNFIVQGGDPTGTGNGGESIYDGGAFGGDLDPWPMDQRHGQNAGSNGINFKDEFHSRLKINRRGILAMANEGKPDTNGSQFFFTLDKAEELNGKNTMFGRVAGDTIYNLAKIGESEVDETTERPLYPVKIERVEILVNPFSDMTKRSRVAQIQEKPKVEKEKKKKRKGGKQLLSFGDEEGDEDVPVFKKAKFDSRIVMAEEEEPPAPREKSSKSRHSQPKAADKQTSEIRAAHDKLDGPAAGNKGDEEMEEERPRHIHLPKRHKEPSHEPSPEPEPPKEKSALERANEELAALKASMRRTIHSEQPVKERKKSALETMIPETSIRGRKRRPGGNNTTVSEEQTSLRLLKAFQAKLDKAPPSKEIAAETPVSNEGDEAEKPLPDEEAELCDLHFIANCQSCTSWDKQEKEDSDDEGWMSHALSFAADKLGKDLSNRKKAEEELVVIDPREKARTLKEEKRAEREARAGGSGRAWDQAKNAQMARAASLAGRGAK from the coding sequence ATGTCGTCAATTTACAACCTCGAGCCACAGCCTACGGGCTCGGCGATTCTGCACACAACCTTGGGAGAAATCCATGTCGAGCTCTTCGCCAAGCAGACGCCACTGACGTGCCGCAACTTTCTTCAGCATTGTCTTGACGGCTACTACGACGGCACAATCTTCCACCGACTCGTTCCCAACTTCATCGTGCAAGGTGGTGACCCTACAGGAACCGGAAATGGTGGCGAATCAATCTACGACGGAGGCGCCTTTGGCGGCGACCTGGATCCTTGGCCTATGGACCAGAGACATGGACAGAACGCAGGATCCAATGGCATCAACTTTAAAGACGAATTTCACTCCCGGCTAAAGATCAACCGACGTGGCATACTAGCCATGGCCAACGAAGGAAAACCAGATACGAACGGAAGTCAATTCTTCTTTACACtagacaaggcagaggagctgAACGGCAAGAACACAATGTTTGGTAGAGTTGCTGGAGACACAATTTACAACCTGGCAAAGATTGGTGAATCAGAAGTGGACGAAACGACCGAACGACCGCTATATCCAGTAAAGATTGAGCGTGTGGAAATCCTGGTCAACCCCTTTAGTGATATGACAAAGCGATCGAGGGTGGCACAAATACAGGAAAAACCAAAagtagagaaagaaaagaagaagaaaaggaaaggcggaaagcagctgctcagctttggagatgaagagggcgaTGAGGACGTGCCTGTGTTTAAGAAGGCCAAGTTTGACTCAAGAATAGTCatggcagaggaagaagagcctcCTGCTCCGCGAGAAAAGAGCTCAAAATCAAGGCATTCTCAACCAAAGGCTGCGGATAAGCAAACGAGTGAGATCCGGGCCGCCCATGATAAGCTAGACGGACCGGCTGCTGGGAACAAGGGCgatgaagaaatggaagaggagaggccaAGGCATATTCATCTGCCCAAGAGACACAAGGAGCCGTCGCATGAACCGTCACCCGAGCCAGAGCCGCCCAAGGAAAAGAGCGCATTAGAAAGGGCTAATGAAGAGCTAGCGGCTCTCAAAGCATCAATGAGGAGGACGATCCATTCCGAGCAACCAgtcaaagaaaggaaaaaatcaGCGTTAGAAACAATGATACCTGAAACATCCAttcgaggaagaaaaagaaggcctGGTGGTAATAATACAACCGTAAGCGAAGAACAGACATCTCTTCGCCTACTGAAAGCTTTCCAAGCGAAGCTTGACAAGGCTCCGCCGTCTAAAGAGATAGCTGCAGAAACGCCCGTCAGTAATGAGGGGGATGAAGCAGAGAAGCCCTTACCGGATGAGGAAGCAGAATTGTGTGATTTGCACTTTATTGCAAACTGCCAAAGCTGTACGTCATGGGACAAACAAGAAAAGGAGGATAGTGACGACGAAGGATGGATGTCACACGCACTTTCGTTTGCGGCTGATAAACTAGGCAAAGACCTCAGTAACCGTAagaaggctgaagaggagctggTCGTCATTGACCCTCGGGAGAAGGCTCGGACGttgaaggaagagaaacgGGCTGAGCGAGAGGCTCGAGCTGGTGGATCTGGGAGGGCGTGGGATCAAGCAAAGAATGCTCAAATGGCACGTGCTGCTTCGTTGGCCGGCAGAGGAGCCAAATGA